A window of Nicotiana tabacum cultivar K326 chromosome 24, ASM71507v2, whole genome shotgun sequence contains these coding sequences:
- the LOC107828055 gene encoding uncharacterized protein LOC107828055, with product MDAALFSPSSLFGGNSSDEENTETQQNVERRHQFPGMELLIQEFSFHQLNANLLWPGTFAFAEWLAQHTSWFRGRRIIELGSGTGALAIFLRKSFQLDITTSDYDDPDVEENIAHNCRANGVSPALPHIRHSWGDVFPIADPDWDLIIASDILLYVKQYENLVKTLCFLLKSYKPKVNETGSGTNEEKDTCSLPRPAFLMSWRRRIGKEDESLFFTGCEKTGLEVNHLGSRVYCIKLEEPSAIEAV from the exons ATGGATGCTGCTCTGTTTTCTCCTTCTTCCCTCTTCGGCGGCAACTCCTCTG ATGAAGAGAACACGGAGACCCAGCAAAATGTGGAGAGGAGGCACCAGTTCCCTGGAATG GAATTGCTCATCCAAGAATTCTCTTTTCACCAGCTGAATGCTAATTTGCTTTGGCCTGGGACCTTTGCGTTTGCAGAATGGCTTGCGCAACATACATCCTGGTTTAGAGGGCGTCGCATAATTGAGCTCGGCAG TGGAACTGGAGCTTTGGCCATCTTCTTGAGAAAATCATTTCAACTTGATATTACAACGtcggactatgatgatcctgatGTTGAAGAGAACATAGCACATAATTGTCGGGCGAACGGCGTTTCACCAGCCCTTCCTCACATAAGGC ATTCATGGGGAGATGTTTTTCCGATAGCTGATCCAGACTGGGACCTCATAATAGCAAGTGATATCCTACTAT ATGTGAAACAATATGAGAACTTGGTAAAGACCCTATGCTTTCTCTTGAAATCCTACAAGCCAAAAGTTAATGAAACAGGTTCTGGAACTAACGAAGAAAAGG ATACATGCTCATTGCCTCGGCCAGCTTTCTTAATGAGCTGGAGGCGCAGGATAGGGAAGGAAGACGAGTCACTCTTTTTCACAGGATGTGAAAAGACCGGTCTTGAAGTAAATCATTTGGGATCCCGTGTGTATTGCATTAAGCTCGAAGAACCGAGTGCCATTGAAGCAGTATAA